In the Puntigrus tetrazona isolate hp1 chromosome 9, ASM1883169v1, whole genome shotgun sequence genome, one interval contains:
- the LOC122351260 gene encoding heparan-sulfate 6-O-sulfotransferase 3-B-like — MDDKSNKLLLVPVLTVLFVMIGYQYICPAGSTSCRFGNGESFPFSVYPADVKRESPDSDEDAPFRFPSKFNFTREDLYRHVDFDIKGNDVIVFLHIQKTGGTTFGRHLVRNIHLERPCDCRSGQKKCTCHRPGKAESWLFSRFSTGWSCGLHADWTELTNCVPAVMNKKQKKDAPLNRRNFYYITMLRDPVSRYLSEWKHVQRGATWKTSLHMCDGRSPTQDELPTCYNGDDWSGVTLHEFMDCPSNLANNRQVRMLADLSLVGCYNLSTMNESERNPILLASAKSNLKNMAFYGLTEFQRKTQYLFERTFRLQFISAFTQINSTRAANVELRDDMRRRIELLNFLDMQLYEFAKELFLQRYQFIRQRERQEERLKRREERRWLRERRVNQNKQPGVENQPQVTTTEDYASQVVHW; from the exons ATGGATGATAAATCCAACAAACTCCTTTTAGTTCCCGTTTTGACCGTTTTGTTTGTCATGATCGGCTATCAGTACATCTGTCCAGCGGGGAGCACGTCTTGTCGGTTCGGCAACGGAGAGAGTTTCCCGTTCTCGGTGTATCCGGCAGACGTCAAGAGAGAGTCTCCGGATTCGGACGAGGACGCCCCGTTCAGATTCCCGTCCAAATTCAACTTCACGCGCGAGGACCTCTATCGCCACGTGGATTTCGACATCAAGGGGAACGACGTGATCGTGTTCCTCCACATCCAGAAGACCGGAGGAACGACGTTCGGGAGGCACCTGGTGCGCAACATCCACCTGGAGCGACCGTGCGACTGCCGCTCCGGACAGAAGAAGTGCACGTGTCACCGGCCCGGTAAAGCGGAGTCGTGGCTCTTCTCGCGCTTCTCCACGGGATGGAGTTGCGGTCTCCACGCGGACTGGACCGAGCTCACGAACTGCGTCCCCGCTGtgatgaataaaaagcaaaagaaagacGCGCCATTGAACAGGCG gaacTTCTACTACATCACCATGCTGCGAGACCCTGTGTCACGTTACCTGAGCGAATGGAAGCACGTGCAGCGCGGTGCCACCTGGAAGACTTCGCTTCACATGTGTGACGGCCGGTCGCCCACACAGGACGAACTGCCCACCTGCTATAACGGAGACGACTGGTCGGGGGTCACCCTGCATGAGTTCATGGACTGCCCTTCAAACCTGGCCAACAACCGGCAGGTGCGTATGCTGGCCGATCTCAGCCTGGTGGGCTGCTACAACCTCTCCACCATGAACGAGAGCGAGCGCAACCCTATTCTCCTGGCCAGCGCCAAGAGCAACCTGAAGAACATGGCTTTCTACGGCCTGACCGAGTTTCAGCGCAAGACGCAATACCTGTTCGAGCGCACTTTCCGCCTGCAGTTCATTTCCGCCTTCACGCAGATCAACAGCACGCGTGCCGCCAACGTTGAGCTGCGTGACGACATGCGCAGACGCATTGAGCTGCTCAATTTCCTGGATATGCAGTTGTACGAGTTCGCCAAGGAACTTTTCCTGCAGAGATACCAGTTCATCCGTCAGCGTGAGCGGCAGGAGGAGAGGTTGAAGAGGCGAGAAGAGAGACGCTGGCTCAGGGAGCGCAGAGTCAACCAGAACAAACAGCCCGGTGTGGAAAACCAACCTCAGGTCACCACAACCGAGGACTATGCCAGCCAAGTGGTCCATTGGTGA
- the LOC122351483 gene encoding 2-oxoglutarate receptor 1-like gives MGSPEINSTDCLPIDEYIKSYYLPVMYSVISVVGLVGNFLVIIVYLLKLRPWKSSSIIMVNLAVADLLYALSLPVLVQFYVTKNWTLGELMCRFIRFCFYYNLYGSVLFLTCLSIFRYVAVVHPLKAAEIRRKRWAILACLAVWAISLVEIGPMLGMITLQQKDNMTKCLDFASNDPQVVWWYGWVLTGFGYVLPLLVVCWSYTHIAGSLGSSISRNRPSRSRVRTLSVLILLVFVLCFLPYHIMRLLRVDSLRRPGVSCIQRRGI, from the coding sequence ATGGGGTCTCCGGAAATAAACTCAACTGACTGTCTTCCTATCGATGAGTACATTAAGTCTTATTATCTGCCAGTGATGTACAGCGTCATTTCTGTAGTCGGGCTCGTGGGAAACTTCCTGGTGATCATTGTTTACCTACTAAAACTCAGGCCTTGGAAGAGCAGCAGCATTATAATGGTGAACCTGGCAGTAGCTGATCTGCTGTATGCGTTGAGTTTACCTGTGCTGGTCCAGTTTTACGTGACCAAAAACTGGACTCTGGGGGAGTTAATGTGCCGTTTCATCCGCTTCTGCTTCTACTACAACCTCTACGGCAGCGTCCTCTTCCTAACCTGCCTCAGCATCTTCCGTTACGTGGCAGTGGTGCACCCTCTGAAGGCTGCTGAGATCCGGAGGAAAAGATGGGCCATCTTGGCTTGTCTGGCAGTCTGGGCCATTTCCTTGGTGGAGATCGGCCCGATGCTGGGGATGATTACTTTACAGCAGAAGGACAACATGACTAAATGCCTTGACTTCGCCAGTAATGATCCCCAGGTGGTGTGGTGGTACGGTTGGGTACTCACGGGGTTTGGATACGTGTTGCCGCTGCTGGTGGTGTGCTGGAGCTACACTCACATCGCAGGCTCTCTGGGCAGCAGCATATCCAGAAACAGGCCGAGTCGCTCCCGAGTTCGCACGCTGTCCGTTCTGATCCTGCtggtgtttgtgctgtgcttctTGCCGTACCATATCATGCGTCTGCTGAGGGTGGACAGCCTGCGCAGGCCTGGCGTGTCATGCATACAGAGGAGAGGCATC